Proteins encoded in a region of the Lepisosteus oculatus isolate fLepOcu1 chromosome 23, fLepOcu1.hap2, whole genome shotgun sequence genome:
- the LOC102683281 gene encoding alpha-2-macroglobulin-like, with product MWRGFSLACLLLCTCQASTPPLFMVTFPEMIIEGIESKLCATLLHPNETLRLSVSLVSGQDRRLLLEETTAQGFYRCEHFQGPLVPSDSMEVVEVQLQGESFTMEKRSEVHFRPSRSLIFIQTDKPIYKPGQTVHFRIVSLNENFVPVNDVYDVVELRDPARNRISQWLKQTSNGSILQLSLPLNPEARLGTYTLAVLEKGSTRVSQHFKVKEFVLPKFEVETHLPDSIFILDTEVTAKICGKYTYGKPVSGTAKLELCRKRSQYQHDVIDNVTICRTVIDETDKTGCFSYTFNVTEFMQNEGQLENRLRLYGELEEHGTGVVRRGGVDTRFTHLLGKVEFLDTAKHYEQGIPLQGKIRVVRHDSSPVANHRVYVTSERSWPHEILLNDTTDSQGIVHFSFNTSQWTRSTIWLEAKSSTSPQDLWAPGYEKGSHSVTRSDKPSSSFISIQKIDQTLQCGTQVAIRAQYSFFQKDIEADVGSIDFYYLVVSRGAISISGHMVEPLLAGSVKEGEVSFILPVSHELSPQAHVLVYAVLPNERVLAHSSDFQVEKCFRHKVSLKFASPQSVPGADTAVHLSAHPGSLCALKAIDRSVLLVEPEQELTAKIYDSQPIIAVTYNNPYYYDKPKDCLPVRVKKRSYIIHDPDSQRNAKTTFNHLRIRTITNMFLQKPDCLLFKGWTFYNQQYREYGWHGGRLLSPSIERLMMSPQPIPVVETVRTFFPETWLWDLVPVGESGSAQVPVTVPDTITTWEAGAFCLSPIGLGLAPSVRLTTFQPFFVELTLPYSIIRGERFELKATVFNYMSKCIMVKVSPAPSSDFTLEPCPGCEYSSCLCASQGKTFRWTLVASVLGAVNVSVSAEAVQTEMICDNEVVSVPEQGRIDTVIQTLLVEAEGTEKTISYNWLLCPKGSLVKEEVQLQLPEDIVEGSARASLSVLGDLLGRALQNLDRLLAMPYGCGEQNMVLFAPNIYILKYLESTGQLTQEIRNRATEFLKSGYQRQLNYMRFDGSYSAFGNSDDSGNTWLTAFVMKSFGGAQSYIYIDPNIISSTMNWLTRHQQPNGCFQSVGRLFNNRMKGGVSDEVTLTAYVSAAMLELNMSRTDQVLNSSLSCLRSATQNLTNIYTAALLFYTFTLARDEDTRAQLWTELETLASREGDTLHWPQSASEGSDSLSVEMSSYVLLALLSHPPLSASDLGRASKIVSWLTKQQNSYGGFSSTQDTVVALQALSLYGAEAFSKEVSSQVTAQSTEGDLHQFTVDSSNSLLYQERALRDVPGKYSVEVQGTGCMSIQVALHYNIPPPPDFSTFQIAAESQMTCDSGTRSRPLTAVVNVSYKGQRESTNMVIVNVKLLSGFVFDKDTLNELKGAPYVKRVDTEDGHVIVYLDGLHREKSQQYRFRMIQEHPVKGLKPAVVKIYDYYQTSEQATSEYTYPCPEEDHETNQI from the exons ATGTGGAGGGGCTTTTCACTGGCCTGCCTACTGCTCTGTACCTGCCAGGCGTCCACACCACC GCTCTTTATGGTGACATTTCCTGAGATGATCATTGAAGGCATTGAGTCCAAACTGTGTGCCACCCTTCTCCACCCCAACGAGACCCTGCGTCTGTCTGTCTCGCTGGTCTCCGGGCAGGACaggaggttgctgctggaggagacCACAGCACAGGGCTTCTACCGCTGTGAGCACTTCCAG GGTCCGCTAGTGCCCTCTGACTCGATGGAGGTGGTGGAGGTACAGCTGCAAGGCGAGAGCTTCACAATGGAGAAGCGCAGTGAGGTCCACTTCCGTCCCTCTCGCTCCCTCATCTTCATTCAGACTGACAAACCCATCTACAAACCAGGACAGACAG TGCATTTCCGGATTGTTTCTCTGAATGAGAACTTTGTTCCTGTCAATGATGTG tacGACGTTGTGGAGCTGAGG GACCCGGCACGCAACAGGATCAGTCAGTGGCTCAAACAAACATCCAATGGGAGCATCTTGCAGCTGTCGCTCCCCTTGAATCCAGAAGCCCGACTAGGCACATATACCCTGGCAGTCTTGGAAAAAGGAAGCACACGAGTTTCCCAACACTTCAAAGTCAAGGAGTTTG TCCTGCCCAAATTTGAAGTCGAGACTCATCTTCCGGACTCGATCTTCATTTTGGACACTGAAGTCACGGCTAAAATCTGCGGCAA GTACACATATGGGAAGCCAGTGTCTGGCACAGCAAAGCTGGAATTGTGCCGGAAACGTAGTCAATATCAACATGACGTTATCGATAATGTGACAATCTGCCGCACAGTAATTGATGAG ACGGACAAGACCGGCTGTTTCTCCTACACCTTCAACGTGACAGAGTTTATGCAGAATGAAGGGCAGCTCGAGAACAGGCTTCGCTTGTACGGTGAGCTAGAGGAACACGGAACAG GAGTGGTACGGAGAGGAGGTGTTGACACACGCTTCACCCACCTGTTGGGAAAGGTTGAGTTCCTGGATACCGCCAAGCACTATGAGCAGGGGATCCCCCTACAGGGCAAA ATTAGAGTGGTGCGGCATGACTCATCTCCTGTTGCCAATCACAGAGTCTATGTAACCAGTGAACGTTCCTGGCCACATGAAATTCTACTGAATGATACCACTGACAGCCAAGGGATCGTTCACTTCTCTTTCAACACTTCGCAGTGGACACgttcaacaatatggctggaG GCTAAATCCTCTACAAGCCCTCAAGACCTTTGGGCTCCCGGGTACGAGAAAGGCAGCCACTCTGTCACACGCAGTGATAAACCAAGTAGCAGCTTTATCTCCATCCAGAAGATTGATCAGACACTACAATGTGGGACACAAGTGGCCATCAGAGCCCAATATTCTTTCTTTCAGAAAGACATTGAGGCAGATGTCGGATCCATTGACTTTTACTACCTG GTGGTTTCCAGAGGAGCCATTTCAATCAGTGGACACATGGTGGAGCCCCTGCTGGCAGGTTCAG TGAAAGAAGGGGAGGTGTCCTTCATCCTGCCTGTGAGCCATGAGTTGTCCCCGCAGGCTCATGTCCTGGTATATGCTGTCCTGCCCAATGAGAGAGTCCTCGCACACAGCTCAGACTTCCAGGTGGAAAAATGTTTCAGACACAAG GTGTCCCTGAAGTTTGCGTCCCCTCAGTCTGTCCCAGGAGCTGACACTGCTGTGCACCTGAGTGCCCATCCTGGGTCACTATGTGCCCTGAAGGCCATTGACCGCAGTGTGCTACTGGTGGAGCCAGAGCAAGAGCTGACTGCAAAA ATCTATGATTCACAGCCTATAATTGCGGTCACCTATAATAACCCCTACTATTACGACAAGCCCAAAGACTGCCTGCCGGTGAGAGTGAAGAAACGTTCTTATATAATACACGACCCGGATTCACAGAGGAATGCTAAAACCACTTTCAAT CACCTGAGGATCAGGACTATCactaatatgtttctgcaaaagCCTGACTGCCTGCTATTCAAGGGATGGACTTTCTATAACCAACAATATAGAGAGTATGGTTGGCATGGTG GTAGACTTTTATCACCTTCAATAGAAAGACTCATGATGAGCCCTCAGCCAATCCCAGTTGTGGAGACGGTCAGAACATTCTTCCCTGAGACCTGGCTCTGGGACCTTGTCCCAGTTGG GGAGTCTGGCTCAGCGCAGGTTCCAGTCACTGTGCCTGACACCATCACTACATGGGAGGCTGGGGCGTTCTGCTTGTCCCCAATAGGACTGGGCCTGGCCCCCTCTGTCAGGCTCACCACCTTCCAGCCCTTCTTCGTGGAGCTCACCCTGCCCTACTCCATCATCAGGGGAGAGCGGTTCGAGCTCAAGGCCACCGTCTTCAACTACATGTCCAAGTGCATCATG GTAAAAGTGAGTCCAGCCCCATCCTCTGACTTCACTCTGGAGCCCTGCCCAGGGTGCGAGTATAGTTCCTGCCTGTGTGCCAGCCAAGGAAAGACCTTCCGCTGGACCCTGGTAGCCTCTGTCCTGG GTGCTGTGAATGTGTCTGTGAGTGCAGAGGCAGTTCAGACAGAGATGATCTGTGACAACGAAGTGGTGTCGGTGCCTGAGCAAGGACGCATCGACACAGTCATACAGACTCTGCTGGTGGAG gctgaaggaacagaaAAGACTATCAGTTACAACTGGCTGCTGTGTCCAAAAG GCAGCCTGGTGAAGGAGGAGGTCCAGCTCCAGCTACCAGAAGACATTGTGGAGGGATCAGCCAGGGCCTCACTCTCTGTTCTGg GAGACCTGTTGGGCCGGGCCCTACAGAACCTGGACCGACTCCTAGCCATGCCCTACGGCTGTGGAGAGCAGAACATGGTGCTATTTGCCCCTAACATCTACATCCTAAAGTACCTGGAGAGCACAGGTCAACTCACACAGGAGATCAGGAACAGAGCCACAGAGTTCCTGAAGAGCG GCTACCAGAGGCAGCTCAACTACATGCGCTTTGATGGCTCCTACAGTGCCTTTGGGAACAGTGATGATTCTGGAAACACATG gCTGACTGCCTTTGTGATGAAGTCCTTTGGCGGAGCCCAGTCCTATATCTACATTGACCCCAACATCATCTCCAGCACCATGAACTGGCTCACCCGTCACCAGCAGCCCAATGGTTGCTTCCAAAGTGTGGGCAGGCTCTTTAACAACAGGATGaag GGAGGTGTGAGCGATGAGGTGACCCTGACTGCCTACGTCTCTGCAGCCATGCTGGAGCTCAACATGTCTAGGACA GACCAGGTCTTGAACAGCAGCCTTTCCTGCCTGCGCTCTGCCACCCAGAACCTGACCAATATCTacactgcagccctgctgtTCTACACCTTCACTCTGGCCAGGGACGAGGACACCAGAGCACAACTATGGACCGAACTAGAAACTCTGGCCAGCAGAGAGG GAGATACTCTGCACTGGCCTCAGTCGGCCTCGGAGGGTTCGGATTCCTTGTCAGTAGAGATGAGCTCCTATGTGCTGCTGGCTCTTCTTAGTCACCCACCGCTGTCTGCCTCAGACCTGGGCCGGGCCTCCAAGATTGTTAGCTGGCTGACCAAGCAGCAGAACTCCTATGGAGGGTTCTCTTCCACACAG GACACTGTAGTGGCTCTTCAGGCACTCTCTCTCTATGGGGCGGAGGCTTTCAGCAAAGAGGTCTCCAGCCAAGTGACAGCGCAGTCCACAGAGGGGGACCTCCACCAGTTTACTGTGGACTCCAGCAACAGCCTGCTGTACCAGGAGAGGGCACTGCGAGATGTCCCAGGGAAGTACAGTGTTGAGGTGCAGGGCACAGGCTGCATGTCGATCCAG GTGGCTCTCCACTACAACATCCCTCCTCCTCCTGACTTCTCCACCTTCCAAATTGCAGCAGAGTCACAGATGACATGTGACAGTGGCACGAGGAGCAGGCCACTCACTGCTGTCGTCAATGTGAG CTACAAGGGCCAGAGAGAGAGCACCAACATGGTGATTGTGAACGTCAAGCTCCTGTCTGGGTTTGTCTTTGACAAAGACACTCTGAATGAG TTAAAAGGAGCCCCGTATGTGAAGCGTGTTGACACTGAAGATGGTCACGTGATCGTGTATCTAGATGGG